TACCTCGGAAAGGGTAGGAAAATGCCGAACAATCTCAGCGTTGTGTTAGTGCACGGCGGCTTCGTAGACGGCTAAGGCTGGATGGGCGTCTACAAAATCCTCAAGGAAGACGGTTTCGATGTCAGCGTCGTCCAGAATCCCGCCCTATCGCTCAAAGGACGGGTTCCTTTTCTTGGATAAGGCCAAATTTCCAGCCGCGTTCGCGGGCGACGTGGATGCCAACACGGCCGAGTTCATGGCCAACTCACAGGTGCCGTGGGGCGTGGATGCGCTTGCCGGCCAGATCACTGATCCAGCGTGGAAGACAAAGCCTAGTTGGCACCTGCTCGTCACA
This genomic window from Candidatus Eremiobacteraceae bacterium contains:
- a CDS encoding alpha/beta hydrolase — encoded protein: MSASSRIPPYRSKDGFLFLDKAKFPAAFAGDVDANTAEFMANSQVPWGVDALAGQITDPAWKTKPSWHLLVTDDKTIPLPAQQFMSKRAGSTTTEVPGSHAIYVSNPRAVANLIETAAEGVLVAT